A genomic window from Canis aureus isolate CA01 chromosome 2, VMU_Caureus_v.1.0, whole genome shotgun sequence includes:
- the MAN2A2 gene encoding alpha-mannosidase 2x isoform X4, with the protein MKLKKQVTVCGAAIFCVAVFSLYLMLDRVQHDPTRHQNGGNFPRSQISVLQNRIEQLEQLLEENHEIISHIKDSVLELTANAEGPPALLPYYMANGSWVVPPEPRPSFFSISPQDCQFALGGRGQKPELQMLTISEELPFDNVDGGVWKQGFDISYSPHDWDAEDLQVFVVPHSHNDPGWIKTFDKYYTEQTQHILNSMVSKLQEDPRRRFLWAEVSFFAKWWENINAQKKAAVRRLVGNGQLEIVTGGWVMPDEANSHYFALIDQLIEGHQWLEKNLGATPRSGWAVDPFGYSPTIPYLLRRANLTSMLIQRVHYAIKKHFASTHSLEFMWRQTWDSDSSTDIFCHMMPFYSYDVPHTCGPDPKICCQFDFKRLPGGRINCPWKVPPRAITEANVAERAALLLDQYRKKSRLFRSNVLLVPLGDDFRYDKPQEWDAQFFNYQRLFDFLNSKPDLHVQAQFGTLSDYFDALYKKTGVEPGARPPGFPVLSGDFFSYADREDHYWTGYYTSRPFYKSLDRVLEAHLRGAEILYSLAVAHARRSGLASQYPLSNFALLTEARRTLGLFQHHDAITGTAKEAVVADYGVRLLRSLVNLKQVIINAAHYLVLGDKETYHFDPEAPFLQMDETRLNHDTLPERTVIQLDSSPRYVVLFNPLEQERLSVVSLLVSSPRVRVLSEEGQPLAVQISAHWSSATDMVSDVCQVSMPIRLPALGLSVLQLQLGLDGHRTLPSSVRVYLHGRQLAVSRQDAFPLRIIDSGTSDFALSNRYMQVWFSGLTGLLKSIRRVDEEQERRVDMEFLIYGTRASKDKSGAYLFLPDGEAQPYIPKDPPVLRVTEGPFFSEVVAYYEHIRQVVRLYNLPGVEGLSLDMSSLVDIRDYINKELALRIHTDIDSQGAFFTDLNGFQVQPRRYLKKLPLQANFYPMPVMAYIQDAQNRLTLHTAQALGVSSLHDGQRSVMPNLSF; encoded by the exons ATGAAGCTGAAAAAGCAGGTGACAGTGTGTGGGGCTGCTATCTTCTGTGTGGCCGTCTTCTCACTCTACCTCATGCTGGACCGAGTGCAGCATGATCCCACCCGTCACCAGAATGGTGGGAACTTCCCCCGG AGCCAAATTTCTGTGCTGCAGAACCGCATTGAGCAGCTGGAGCAGCTGTTGGAGGAGAACCATGAAATCATTAGCCACATCAAGGACTCTGTGCTGGAGCTGACAGCCAACGCAGAGGGCCCGCCTGCCCTGCTGCCCTACTACATGGCCAATGGCTCCTGGGTGGTGCCACCAGAGCCCCGGCCCAGCTTCTTCTCCATCTCCCCTCAAGATTGCCAGTTTGCTTTGGGGGGCCGAGGCCAGAAGCCAGAGCTGCAG ATGCTGACTATATCAGAGGAGCTGCCATTTGACAATGTGGATGGCGGTGTATGGAAGCAAGGCTTCGACATCTCCTACAGCCCTCATGACTGGGATGCGGAAGACCTGCAGGTGTTCGTGGTACCACACTCCCACAatgatccag GCTGGATCAAGACCTTTGACAAGTACTACACAGAGCAGACCCAGCACATCCTCAACAGCATGGTGTCCAAACTGCAGGAGGACCCCCGGCGGCGCTTCCTCTGGGCGGAAGTCTCCTTCTTTGCCAAGTGGTGGGAAAACATCAATGCCCAAAAGAAAGCAGCCGTCCGAAG GCTGGTGGGAAATGGGCAGCTGGAGATTGTGACAGGAGGCTGGGTGATGCCAGACGAGGCCAATTCCCATTACTTTGCGCTGATTGACCAGCTCATCGAGGGACACCAGTGGCTGGAGAAAAACCTTG GTGCAACCCCACGCTCTGGCTGGGCTGTGGACCCCTTCGGATACAGCCCCACCATCCCTTACCTGCTGCGCCGTGCCAACCTGACCAGCATGCTGATTCAGAGGGTGCATTATGCCATCAAGAAGCACTTTGCTTCCACCCACAGTCTGGAGTTCATGTGGAGGCAGACCTGGG ACTCAGACTCTAGCACAGACATCTTCTGCCACATGATGCCCTTCTACAGCTATGATGTGCCCCATACCTGCGGCCCAGACCCCAAGATCTGCTGCCAGTTTGATTTCAAACGCTTGCCTGGTGGACGCATCAACTGCCCCTGGAAGGTGCCACCTCGGGCGATCACAGAGGCAAACGTGGCTGAGAG GGCTGCGCTGCTCCTGGACCAGTATCGCAAGAAGTCCCGGCTCTTCCGAAGTAACGTCCTCCTGGTGCCTCTGGGGGACGACTTCCGATATGACAAGCCCCAGGAGTGGGATGCCCAGTTCTTTAACTACCAGCGGCTCTTTGACTTCCTCAACAGCAAGCCTGACCTCCATGTGCAG GCCCAGTTTGGTACCCTCTCTGACTATTTCGACGCCCTGTACAAGAAGACAGGGGTAGAACCAGGGGCCCGGCCTCCAGGGTTCCCTGTGCTAAGTGGGGACTTCTTCTCCTATGCGGACCGGGAGGACCATTACTGGACAGGCTACTACACTTCACGGCCCTTTTACAAGAGCTTGGACCGGGTCCTGGAAGCCCACCTGCG GGGGGCAGAGATTCTGTACAGCCTGGCTGTAGCTCACGCCCGCCGCTCTGGACTGGCTAGCCAATACCCACTCTCTAACTTCGCCCTTCTGACGGAAGCTCGGCGCACCCTGGGACTCTTCCAGCACCACGATGCCATCACCGGCACCGCCAAAGAGGCAGTTGTGGCCGACTATGGCGTCAG gcTTCTGCGCTCCCTTGTCAACCTGAAGCAAGTAATCATCAATGCTGCTCACTATCTGGTGTTGGGGGACAAGGAGACCTACCACTTCGACCCTGAGGCACCCTTCCTCCAAATG GATGAAACCCGCTTAAATCACGACACACTGCCAGAGCGCACAGTGATCCAGCTAGATTCCTCACCCAG GTATGTGGTGCTCTTCAACCCGCTGGAACAGGAGCGGCTGAGTGTGGTGTCCCTGTTGGTCAGCTCGCCCCGGGTGCGGGTCCTTTCAGAGGAGGGCCAGCCCCtggctgtgcagatcagtgcacacTGGAGCTCTGCCACCGACATGGTCTCTGATGTCTGCCAG GTATCTATGCCCATCCGCCTGCCGGCCCTGGGCCTCAGCGTGCTACAGCTGCAGCTGGGCCTCGATGGGCACCGCACCCTGCCCTCCTCTGTGCGTGTCTACCTGCATGGCCGTCAGCTGGCCGTCAGCAGGCAGGACGCTTTCCCACTGCGCATCATTGACTCTGGCACCAGTGACTTCGCCCTCAGCAACCGCTACATGCAGGTCTGGTTCTCAGGCCTTACCGGGCTCCTCAAG AGCATCCGAAGGGTGGACGAGGAGCAGGAGCGGCGGGTGGACATGGAGTTCCTCATCTATGGCACCCGCGCGTCCAAAGACAAGAGTGGAGCCTACCTCTTCCTGCCTGACGGGGAGGCCCAG CCCTATATCCCCAAGGACCCCCCCGTGCTGCGTGTCACCGAAGGCCCTTTCTTCTCGGAGGTGGTGGCATACTACGAGCATATTCGCCAGGTGGTCCGGCTATATAATCTGCCAG GGGTGGAGGGGCTGTCTCTGGACATGTCGTCCTTGGTGGACATCCGGGATTACATCAACAAGGAGCTGGCCCTGCGCATCCACACAGACATTGACAGCCAGGGTGCCTTCTTCACGGACCTCAATGGCTTTCAG GTGCAGCCCCGGCGCTATCTGAAGAAGCTGCCTCTGCAGGCCAATTTCTACCCCATGCCAGTCATGGCCTACATCCAGGATGCGCAGAACCGCCTCACACTGCACACTGCCCAGGCCCTGGGTGTCTCCAGTCTGCACGATG GACAGCGCTCAGTGATGCCTAATTTGAGCTTCTGA